In the genome of Arachis stenosperma cultivar V10309 chromosome 2, arast.V10309.gnm1.PFL2, whole genome shotgun sequence, the window aaactaAAAAAGGTTAATTCATTTACGAATAATCAATAAATCCCTGAAATTACTAAAAACGGGTTTACCATTTAAGAAGGGCAAAAACAAAACGGCAAGTATCtgtaattgaattttaatttaaaagttgaattttgaaatcaaaactTCGAGTAAATGTCCAAAATAGTCCCTGGATTTCAAATTGGTATTCAATTTAGTCCTTAATTTTTCTAAATGACCAACTAAATCCCTTAAATTCAGAAACGTGCGTCTCCGTTAGTCCTTCGCAGAAGTACCGTCAAAACATTGCTGATGTGGAACGTTAACTGCAATGTGGGCATTCCAGCTGTATGCTGATGTGTGCCAAGGTTGAATTTGATTCAAATTGGTATTTGGAATTGCCTAATATTACCCAAATTAGTCCATTTCAATTATAAAACCCTAATTGTCTTCCCTTGTTCAAACTGTATGCTACGTTCTTCTATTCTTCGACTTTCCTTCTCTTCTTCGactctccttctcttcttcagatgaaaaaaataatgttatttCATTAACAATCTGCTATTACACAAGCAGCAAGTACTTTGATTAGCAAAATAACTTACCTCCACCACCATTCATGGTCTTCCACAAATAATTGAATTTATGTGAGGCCAATATTGACCAATGCAATTATGACAATGGCAGCGATAAATGTGATGAACAAAATGCTAGAAAGAGTGTATAAATTGTAGTCCTACATACTAGCATATTTCTGATGTAACTACAGGACAATTGCACTAAATGACACAAGATCGCCAATAAACATTTGAAATGGTATTTTCCTATATCAAGCAAATTGCTGAATCTTCCTAGAATATCTCTTTGTGGAAGAAGGGTTTTAAAACTCAATTCTAAAGTCGTATCCAACAACTCCATCAAACACGAGCAAGGGGATAGCAAGGACTATGAATATAACAAGAATCACAATAATGGAGTAAAACGTGAGAGCAGTTGTGGCACCATAAAATATTGCAATAATATTGAAGATAGAGGCTATGACAAAAACTAGTCTAATGTAAAGAATTACTGCTAAATTAACACTCTTTTTCTGGAATCATAATCAAGTAACACAATAGACATAGGatgttgataaaaaaatataatgagACATCATTTATTTTTCATGTTAATTGTATATGAAATTACCCATTCATTTCCAACAAACTAGCCATAGAAGGATGCTGATAAGTACCTGAACagcaaataaatttttgaatatatatccATCCTATTCTCAAAATGCAGTGCAGTTGCATTTCAGGTAATTGAATAAGTGAACTTAAATCAACATCATTACTTATATCAATGGCACCATTTGGATCACCAAATACATTCACTTCTATGACTTGGTCTCCATTAAAAGAACATCAAATTGAACATGCATAAAAAAGTAATACTTTGTCCCTCCCTTAGCAGGACTCCAATAATCCTCCTCAAACTTCCCAATAAACTCCCAAAATAGAAGGTAATCCAAGTAAAACTGGAAGTAGTAGTCATAGTTAATAGCTTCGTTGAAGCTTGCAACCTCATCAACATCCATTTTTGGCACAATGTCTCATCAATTTTGTCCTCTCTGAACTTAAATTCATACAAAGCATTGCTCAAATAAAAAGCCACAATAACAGAATTAAAATCCCCATCTTTTTTATGCTTCACTTTACCAATAACTCCCTTTATTcctttattctttttttctttttctatcaCTATAATGTTTTGAACATCATTGGAGCGATTTATCTCAATATAAATTACATCCACACATTCAAGATTTGTATCAAAAAGAGTGATAGTGAGAGATAACAAAAACCTAAACACTCACCTTTCACCTTTTGCAATGTGCGAATACAATGATGCTTCATGCAAAACTTGCTTCACTGAATACAACTGGGAGTGTCACGGAGGGGCACTTGTGAAGCTCGACAACTGCGAGTTGAAGGAGATGAAGAGATGatgcaaaagagaagaaagtgtTTTTGATAGCAAACGGCATCGTTTGGCCTGTTCCCCTTAAACGGTGTCACTTTTCAAATTGCCAACTAAGCATTTAACTGCACACATCAGCAGTGTTATAATGTCTGGTAACTTTTGGATTAACGGAGATTCACGATTTCGAGAGTCAGGGATGTATTTggtcattttaaaaaatggaGGACTAATCTGAAGCGAGTTGGGAATTTCAAGGACCATTTTGGGCATTAACTCTCAAAACTTCTGTTCTTGCTCAACGGGGAACAAGAGTTCTCGaaactgctccttctttttttttttgtgtgttctctctttctttccctCAATCTCTTGCGAGTTCCACTATGAGTTCCACTATGTCCCCAGGGATAGGTAGCCAGGCATCGGCTTCACCCCCTCATCGGTATTCATGTGCttttttttcattgctttttgTCAATCAATGATGTTGTACCTTGATAACGGTGTCGTTTTGTGTCGATATATGGTGTGCCTCCTTGATTTTGCTTAATGTTTGCATTTAGCAATAGCAGCTGATTTTTTGTTCTTGCTACGGATATCTGCTTTGTTCCATTTTGGATCTTTCTTGTGAtcttcaataattaattttcaccACTTGAATATTGTGTTACACACAGGAGAACTACTGGTCCTATAAGGCGAGCAAGGGGTGCTTGGACAGCAGAGGAGGTTAGTAATTGGACTTGGAGATAGCTGttgttacttttatttattgtctttAATGTTTTGGTGATACGTGCTCTTACTGTTTTAAGAAGTTGATTAATAGTGAATTCATATTAGTTGATTTAGTGCTTCTTAATATACATCTTTATATGCTAAAAATGCCAATGTATTTATAGTTCTGTAACATTTCAAATTGAGACCAAGATATTTTCTTGTCATTTTTACCACTTGACTTTTCATGTAATCACAACATAGTGCTCTTCAAACTCCTGCAGGATGAGACATTAAGGAATGCTGTTGCAGCCTTTAAGGGAAAGAGTTGGAAAAAAATAGGTATTTAGATTTAATGATATGGTAGTAAACAATATTTGTTTCCAGGAGGTCACTCAGATAAAGACgcttaaaacgtctttttttaaagatgttttcatgttgtgttttaattggtttCTGTATAATTTATTCGGTGTCCCTCatcacatattattaaattccttaaaagattttcttttcaaaaagaataaaaaatatttaatttggacTGAAACAAAAAAGGTAATAGATTaactattagattttttttaaaaaattatttacataaaaaaatatatcacatttataatatatatatatatatatatatatatatatatatatatatataacaagctcaaacctcttaaaatttttataaataaaaaaataattaatttatattcatacaatatataaaataattactatattattattatattatagattaagattcactaattaaaatttttttttaatataagcattagaaataaataaaatttttataattaaatataatgtaacaaaatatatataatattaattaattcttaaaaaattctaaaaaaatagtttctttcattttagtaaaataactatttattaaagtaggcaaattaattattttcttctcaTATACAGTTTTTTTAAGAcataaaagtaattaattaggACATTGGTTAAGATAATTAAAGTCactatttcattaaatttttaatttaaagaaaatcatagttaattttggtatagaaattttgaatttgaaaacattgataaaaattatgttgaattttgatttatttgattctCATTTAAATTAATCACTACATAAGTTAAAGTTCTATTTTGAAGTTATATTCGAGCTTTAAtctgatttttaaattttcaatttactTAGTTTGATTTTTTAACTTAGGTATCCATGACTCATATTAGGGTTTTAAGTgtttagttgaaaaaaataaggtaaaaaaattttcaattgtCATAACTATTAAGTTGGGAGATTAATTGAGTAAAtcgaaatttttgaaattagattgAAACATAGTTGTTAGAACCGAACCAGTAATCGAACCGGTCAAGCTACTGGTTTACTGGTTTATTGGTTCAATCGATAAATCACTGATTGAACTGATAAAACCGGTCTCacgtaaatataaaatataaaatagttaaaaacttaaaattaaaatttgaaacacaCATCTTCACTAACATTTTATGAAGAATCAAGTCTCAActtctaaaaataactaatataaaaaaccataaaattgtAATACTACAATAGTATTTTATTTtgacacaataaaaaaataattaattcacaaAGTCTATCATCTAACTATAATATCAGTAGATTTTAACACTaacatcaaaacaaataaccttAATCATAATACTAGCAATAAAATAGATcaagtaaattaataaatttttagtgaaatttatatttatattaataatggtatataattaaaatataattaattttaaaaatagaaaaaaataaaaattaaattatattagatatttatgtatactatataattagtatttgtcAAATAGAGTACTTAAAAGTGCAATGGCTAAGTGGCAAGTAAAGGTTGTTTTTGTTTCAAGATTTTTGGTTCGAGACCTTGTGGagacattttaaaaattttttcaagcAGACTAGTTCGATTAGACCGGTTCTTACCAGTTAACACCGGTTTTATTCCTTAGACTGTCCAAGGAGTAAACCGAATCGATTCTAGTCCGGTTCACTAATTTTTCGGTCGAACCAGCCAATCCAGTTCGGTTTTTACAACTATAGATTGAAATACGAACATAATTTCAGAGACCAATAAGTATTATCTCTTTGTTAACAATTAAGTTGTTTTAATGGTAATTAAGATCTAATAATGATTTATAATAAAAGAAGCATTCTTTTGCAACAATGAACCTATAGTAGTAGTTAGGAGTGTTCATAGATTAGATCATATCCATATAAATCTACAGTATTTATCTGTATCTGATTTGTAATTTGAGGATATGATCTGATCTGTAAGATGATCAGATTGGATCGAATCGGATCCACACTCTAATTAGATAGAaataaatatgtttaaaaaaataaacaaaaaaattattgactttttttataaaaataaaatttttaatattttttattttatggataTATTTGATACATGATCCAAACATAAAAAGTGCGAATATCGAATTTGATCTAATAAGTTTAGTGCGGATTTGATCGAAATTTCAGTCATATCCTATCTGTAAACACCCCTAgcaataataactaaaaaattataatgattATATTTGTAACTAAGAGGAAGTGCCAAAAAAAGTACTAAATACAAGAacatttaatcaaatattaaaagaaaattttactttaaaacagttggacttttttttgctcatatatatatatataatgtaataataataataataatatgataattgttttatatatcacacaaatataaacttttttttctatGATCTTAAGAAAGATTTTGTAAGTCTCTAACCTTGTTATCGATTTTTGTAGTGTTAGCCCTCATATTATCAATTTGATTCATATATAATTCGGATGATAAATTATTTGGTGACAGGCTTCCTTTTTTACTGTGATAtacttatttattattattatttattattattattattattattattattattattattattattattattattattattattatgtacattaaaaaataacagGCTAAATTATTGCCATAACATAATAGAAGTATGGAAGTTTATCATTCTTCTCTAGTGgaggaaacaaaattattttcaatagtttatttaacgtttagtagaataaaaataaattttttagtacgagtttaatatttttattcatcataaaatatttataaaattactcgtagataaattttggaaaaaaagaaaaaaaccatgatttttaattttaaaataaattttatttttattttttaataatattaatttttcaccgtatataattattcaattatttttgaatcatatataaataaattattcttaataatacttttttgtgttattcaattatcttttttaaaaaataattaattattaaaataattaaacttttcacaacaaaaataataaaaaattatgaacgaaaaaaattaaccatcctaataatttttgtatttttatttatattttaattataaacataaatataatttaattatattatttatgaaatgtGACTATAGATGTagataaaatttagttatattacttatatataattttattatattgtaTTACTTATAAAATTAGATTATAATTATGACAATAGAATTATTTTTGTACTTTTATATGTGTGACTAATTGGTGGTGTTAAAACATTActcttaattataaataaggtttataatttaaaaaatcaaagactcaattaaaaagatacgaaaaaaatgatgttaaaatattctaactctttaaaataaaaatttttaaaattcaattaaaaattatttaaaatttaaactcaataaaaatttatattcaatgttttttgtattaaatatatttaataacctattatattatattggttgaaattagttttatcatgttaattttttaataacactttattagaaaaaaccatcttttcataattttttaaaaactaattaatattatatatattttgttacgTTACAtcttgttataaaaaaattatttatttctaatgcttatattaaaaataaaaacaaaatttaaattagtaaattttaatctataatataataataatatagtaattgttttaaatattatacaaataaaaattaattatttttttatttataaaaattttaagagcttgttttatatatatatattatgaatgtgatatattttttatgtaaataatcttttaaaaaaatctaatagttaatctattaccttttttgttttagttcaaattaaatattttttattgtttttggaaagaaaattttttgagaaatttaataatatgtggTGAGGAATACCGAATGAATTAtacaaaaactaattaaaacacaacatgaaaacatttttaaaaaaagacgttttaagcATCTTTATCTGAGTGGCCTCCTTGTTTCCAATTTGTTCTGTGAAGgagaattatttattatgaagTTGAACCACAGGAATTTGTCTTGCGAATCATAAGACATAATATTTTCTATACCACTTACTTACTGAAAGAATTATGCTCAATTTCATGACACCAATTTAAAATGTGAATGCAGCTGAGTTTTTCCCTGATAGAACAGATGTTCAATGTCTGCACAGATGGCAAAAAGTTCTTAGTCCAGAACTTGTTAAAGCACCTTGGACTAGGGAGTGACGCAACATTGCTAAGGTTTCATTTTGGAATTACAAGAAATTTtcatggaaaaaaaaaaagtatggaATGTACTGGTTTCAATATTTGTAAGTTGGGGTTGAATTTTCAGACTGGTAAGGAGAGGGTTTTagaaaataagattttttttctttgatctTTTTTGATATGGATAAtgtcatttttttaataatttaggGATTTGAACAGTTAAATCCAcaattattttctttcaatcatcTTTTTTGGATatggataaaatatttttttgtggtataatttaaataaatttattaaaaaatattcatgataGCTGATTACTCTtcgaaaaaatattaaaattatactaaaaaattttttattttatgcaaaataatttaaaaaatggcttaaaagatggtaggagtactataaaaatttgtaatgtcctaATAATTTAGgacattaaaaaaatactctacatagtcaataataatttagaaattaaagaaaatatatttttatcatgtatttacctaaatcactagaatattacaaacttttatagtattcataacatttttaaagccattttttaaaaattattttgtatagaataaaatatatttttaattgttttgtatagaataaaatattttctttcatttctaaattattattgactatgtagagtattttatttaaaatttgagtacatgcatgtatttacctaagtcattagaacattacaaatttttatagtactcctaacatttttaagccatttaggggagcacgaacataagctgagtgtggcagagataaagatgttgagatggatgagtggtcatacgcgattggacaaaataaggaatgaagatataagggagagagttggagtagcacccattgtgaaaaagatggttgaatcgcgtctcaggtggtttggacatgtgggaagaagaccgatagaacatccagtcaggagggtggatgagatggaagatggacaaagaacgaaaggcagaggaagacctaagaagaccatccgtgaggtggtcaaacgagatctacatgtaaacggtctctctgtagacatgatacatgacagagcacaatggcgtcgtttgattcatgtagccgaccccacttagtgggataaggctttgttgttgttgttgttatttttttaaattgttttgcataagataaaatattttttgtagtataatttaaataaatttattaaaaaatattcatgagctattaaaaatggacaaaagagtattgtatgaaattcaaattgatagctcattaatattttaaagaagtctcgtaattaatattttgttaactttttttaatgtatgaaataaaatatatattttttaatttttaaattattaatttttttaataaattattaattttttaacagcataattcgaattatacCATGAATAATTCGAATCAGTCAAATTCAAATTACTTGAAAAGGCGTGCGTGAGTGTAGTTCGAATCACTCTGATTCGAATGAcggtgtgtaattcgaatcaggttgattcgaattagtgtgtgcgTGTGTTTATGTATAATTCGAACCCAACTGATTCAAATTATGTAgaaatggagttcgaatttAGCTGATTCGAACTACGTATAAATGTGCATTAAATATTTGGCTCCCCTTGATTTATTATTGTCATTTGCCCTATTTCTTATTAACTCAATTTCTTTTACAGTTACATATTTGTTTCATAGTttgatttaatatattttttataaaaaattcttaatttgatatttgagtttatgtattttcatttttatttttcattatattatgaaaaagataaattaaaattatattttacaatATTATTCATTGGTATATAACATTAAAATTATAACATAGAAAGATTCGATATAAAGGTTATACATTTGGATATTTAAATGACACggaaaaaataattatttcagTAAATCTACACCTATCATACAAATTAACATAATGAGAGATTATACAAGATTGAAAGTTGTGATAAAAATACTATGTGGTAATTGGTTGCGACCGAataaagagaagaaggaaatagaagaagaaaattacgGTTAACAATAGGGTAGGGTAAGGTAGGGTAGGGTATGGTTTGAACCCTATTCTAATCTTATCCGCGttgaaaatttcattaaaattcTATCCTATTCTATCTATGAATTGAGAATTTCTCGATTCTAATTTTATTCGCACcctaaaattctaaattctaccCTATCCTACCCACATaaatatcaattttttcaaagcaaatataaacttcaattatttcaaattttatagatattaataaaataaaaaataaaaaactaaattccaattaaaattaaaaacaataaaatttttaaaaaatccaacataaaattacaaacatatatattattatgctaataaaataaaaaataaaaacaaaaacaataaaatcttaaagaaatccaacataaaattataaatagcATGATCATCAAGTttttaataaaactaaaataacataaataaagataaatgtCTTTAGACATTTTTTCTAATTCCAAATTCTTGCAACATTACTCTTCCGTCAGTTTAAAAAATGCATTATCATCTTCATTTGCAGTTTGATAATCAGATTTTCTAcctaaaaatcaaatacaacaattttattatatataattttaacacaattaaaatttctaaacaaattaagaaattaaaaatataaataacttCTTTTATGATATGCTGTCTAATAACTGACTTACAATGGTTGCACACTTGCACTTTGTCTTTTactcttttttctctttatatttattaaagtaTTGCCAATAAACACTTTTTAATGAAGATTTGTTGCTATTTTCAACTGAAGTAGATTCGTCCGGAAcaaaattaacaattttttcaacagaaatttctttttattgttcttGAGCCACTACATTCATGTTGGTATTATCCATCTAAATTTAATTGTCTACACAAtcagtaaaataaataattaacattAAAAATTCAAGCATGTTAAAAAATCATTAAGATTTAAAACAAACACAaaaactgtaaaataaacctaAATTTAGTTGCCTACACAATTAATCAGTAAAACAAAGGGATAAGTACTATTTTGGTCCCTAAGGTATagggtcaaaatcaaaattgtccttaatcttatttttttatttaaaatcgtCTCCAACATTTTATTTGGTATTTTGGACGATTTTACCCTTCAATATATTATAAGACATAAAGAGATAAGCAAGGCTGCTTCTTCGTTCTTTACTTCTTCTCACTCACGtcagagaagagagagaagcaGAGACtcagagagagaaggagagaagaAAGTCTCGCTGTCGCCGCCGCTGATGCCCTCCCTCTCAACCTCGCCTTGCCGCGCCTCGCCTTCCCTCTTGCCCTTGCTTCACCACGCCTTGCCCTCGCCTCGCCTTGCCTTGCCGCATCTGGCCTTTGCTCTCGCCTCTTGTTCTTCGTCATCATCGGGGAggttgtggtggtggtggtcgtcgtcgtcgtcgtgTTCCTCGCGTTTCCAGCATCACTACAGCGCCACCCTTCTGCTTCCCTCCCTACTTTTCGCTATCCAGATTCACTGCTACCACCACCATGCAGTTCTACCGTCGCTACCATCACAGATAACTTAAGATTCAAGTTCCTAATTCCTGTTCTTATTCATCACAATtcctaatttttaaatttatcacAATCCCTAACTTTCAAATTCATCACAAACCCTGCAGTGGTTTTCATCAAGACTGAAGGAGGTCGCCGTTGAGCTGCTCCCCTCCCTACGTCGCTGCTGCTACTGCAACCACCTTCTCTAatctttgttcttatttttgttAAGTTCTTGTTTTTGAATTGCTGatgctttttttattttctgttttttatttcttttaaatatgAATCTATTATTGttgccattgttgttgttgttggatttgaagAATAAATTTTGTTCTGttgttgtttctggattgtttttttatgttatttgcttttttcattctttttgttttttattaatttgaatCGGTTGTTGTTGTTAGATTTGAAGAATTTGATGTTATTCATCACAATCTCTAATTTCctaatttttattcttatttttgttCATTACAATCTTGAGTTTTGTTAATTGTATTTaaagatttataattttaaattttgttaatggaagaagaaggatttgtagttttgaattttgttaaTGGAAGGAGGgttgtaattttaaattttgttaatggaagaagaaggagagaagaGCACGAAACACAACGTAGcaaagaaaggagaaggaagaagagTTGTGGCGATGGAGGATGGAGGAAAGAGGAAGGACCGAAGGAGAGTTGGGACTTGCGGTGATGGAAAAATGGCTTATGGCCGAATGAGTTTGATTTGAGAAGAAACGACACTTTCACTTAGATCTTAGAGTTTCTGACTGATTTTGATTTGAGAAAAAACGACACTTTCACTTAGGTTTTAGAGTTTCTGAATtcatatatgatttttatttttttatttttattttatgttaactTTATAAATATACAAATGCTTAAAGTTAAGTTATTAAATTAACTAACTAGTTTAGTGGTTATTACTCACTTATTGAAAGTTATTATATGACTCACAATTCTCACATCTTTTACGatatatctaatttttataaaatatgtattaTAAATGGGATGCGAGTAGAATACATTCCGAATCCATATTCTATCTTATCCACAAACATACCTAAATTGATCTTTACCTTATTCGCTCTATTTGCAGACGTATCTAAATTCGAATTGAACCAGATTGAATATCACAAATAAAATATCTATTGCCAGCCGTAAAGAGAACAAGACGTAAAACAGAGCAATGCAATATAAGTTTTATTAGTTCGATTTGGATGCTATTagtttaaatcttttttattttttaaatttcaattcaTCAATTACTTCTAATAATACTTAAATATGATATGTTGCTCTACAGTGTTATAAATTATAAGCGGTAATTTTTTCACGTAATGAAGTTAAACggattaatttattatttgaatattaCAATTATGCCTTATTTTAATATACTTAGTATTTATGATATATCTAAAATTTGAATGATAGTTAtacacaaataaaataataacttcatctctaaaacattaaaaatatatttttttcgttaataatataatttctaaatgttcaaatatttataataataacgGTCCAAGCAACATTTCGGATGACGACATCTTTCGTTgacatttttattaatattctataattttttttagaattttgttaAATACACATAAAACTTTTAATTCCTTCCCATATATACACAGATCTATAGTATTATAAATGACAATTTATTTCTTAATAAATTTATACTATTAATTTATCATTTCAATTATTTTCATGTGGTATATGTTTAATATACTCAAAGTacttattatgtatttatattttacataCTACTCAtctgtaattttttaaatatttttgtcttAGCAATgctaataatttaaatattttaaatacaaattatatCTTGAACATGTTATGTTGATAATGAACAAAAATTGtacttaaataaattaaaataaaattataatatcatatataacagagcataaaataaaattaactattttttgttaaataattcaattaatGTTTTTCGTATACAAAAATCTTATAATTACTTATAAGTGTTTGAATATAATATATTGCATATTCCTTCAATGCTCTAAATTATGTGAAGCaattttctaatataaaaattttaaagaatctttaacttttaattattatatattatatattattataaaataatttgcTAGCATTTTATGTAAAAAAGTGTGGAGTGTACCGGTTTCAATATTTGTAAGTTGGGGTTGAATTTTAAGACGGGTAAGGAgagggttttcgaaaataaaattttttttcctttaatcTTTTTTGGATAGGGATGATgtcattttttaataatttagaGATTTGAACAGTAAAGTCTACAATTATTTTCCTTCAGTTATCTTCTCTAATCTATTCTTATatgtcttattttttttatttaaatttttttaacctTTCTTCAACCATAGCACATCTTTGCACCCATGATATAAAGAGAAGCATAATGCGATAAATACTAtcttatttgtattttaatgGTTAAATTTAGTGTTCTCTCCATTTCATAAATAAAGATCCAATTTagtctttatttatttttaagaagGACAAGATTTCCTttgtctaaaaaaaataaaatctcaacccttaacttttttattttaggataatacgatttttttgataaaaaaattcgtTAATAGTACCAAAAATTAGTTTTGTGGgagattttatttataatttatagaaATTTTGAACTCCCACAAATTATCAGTAactttgtttttgaaaa includes:
- the LOC130963158 gene encoding transcription factor MYB3R-3-like, with amino-acid sequence MSSTMSPGIGSQASASPPHRRTTGPIRRARGAWTAEEDETLRNAVAAFKGKSWKKIAEFFPDRTDVQCLHRWQKVLSPELVKAPWTRE